In Fibrobacter sp. UWH6, one genomic interval encodes:
- a CDS encoding NADH-quinone oxidoreductase subunit I, whose protein sequence is MARVIKQKPMTVIERLYIFEAMRGLWTTLKHAARGLFRYEELPTISYPEGQPEVRNTYRAKHRLMLRPDGTPRCVACGMCAAACPAHCIFIEATQSDDPRIEKRVMRFDIDHLVCVFCGLCAEACPVDALRMDTKQIVFEHRNREDFVAHLADLIEWDPKDYPEDAQSQMAPGGTKNAEARKVWGMEVK, encoded by the coding sequence ATGGCTCGCGTTATTAAACAGAAACCCATGACCGTCATCGAACGCCTCTACATTTTCGAGGCTATGCGCGGTCTGTGGACCACCCTTAAGCATGCTGCCCGTGGTTTGTTCCGCTACGAAGAACTTCCCACTATTTCCTACCCGGAAGGCCAGCCCGAAGTTCGCAACACCTATCGCGCCAAGCATCGCTTGATGCTCCGCCCCGATGGCACTCCCCGTTGCGTTGCTTGCGGCATGTGCGCTGCAGCTTGCCCTGCTCACTGTATCTTTATCGAAGCAACCCAGTCTGACGATCCCCGTATCGAAAAGCGCGTCATGCGTTTTGACATTGACCACCTGGTTTGCGTGTTCTGCGGCCTTTGCGCCGAAGCCTGCCCGGTAGATGCTCTCCGCATGGATACCAAGCAGATCGTTTTTGAACATCGCAACCGCGAAGATTTCGTGGCACACCTGGCCGATCTCATCGAATGGGATCCGAAGGATTACCCCGAAGACGCACAGAGCCAGATGGCTCCGGGCGGTACCAAGAACGCCGAGGCCCGCAAGGTCTGGGGAATGGAGGTTAAGTAA
- a CDS encoding complex I subunit 1 family protein, with amino-acid sequence MDIIESKSWVEWLITIAKFAFCFVPVLYILLLIPMERRGAGFMQDRQGPNRSYIKIPYFGKIRLLGYVQNMCDGTKLFFKEMFAPKGASKFLYYVAPAIPFAIVFLSPCVIPWFGPLVFEWGGKVVTISGSILDTEVGILLLFGFSSLSAFGAVLAGWASKSKYSYLGSLRTSAMTISYEVCQGLSMMGLLVLAGSFSLTDIVSWQEHHVWGIVAQPVAFFCFLIATIAETGRAPFDVAEGEPELVAGYHTEYGAMQFGMFYMGEYAHICIASFLVATLFLGGYSVPFVTTETMQAHMGGSLAILCWVLAFLGLAFLHMMHRYSKKLRASSQSNKMVILQEYKLYKLVAGIATVVFIAAGVASWMFYTPEIAHTAAGVNTIGTALGTAVIHLLVLVVKSVFFCWVWIWVRWTLPRFRYDHVMNLGWKIILNIAILNLVVTAVVAKLVGGN; translated from the coding sequence ATGGATATTATTGAATCCAAATCCTGGGTTGAATGGCTGATCACGATTGCGAAGTTCGCCTTCTGCTTCGTGCCGGTCCTTTACATCCTCCTGTTGATTCCTATGGAACGCCGTGGCGCCGGCTTTATGCAGGACCGTCAGGGCCCCAACCGTTCCTACATCAAGATCCCGTACTTCGGCAAGATCCGCTTGCTGGGTTACGTGCAGAACATGTGCGACGGTACCAAGCTGTTCTTCAAGGAAATGTTCGCTCCCAAGGGCGCAAGCAAGTTCCTGTACTACGTGGCTCCGGCAATCCCGTTTGCCATCGTGTTCCTGTCTCCCTGCGTCATTCCCTGGTTCGGACCTCTGGTTTTCGAATGGGGTGGCAAGGTCGTGACGATCAGCGGTTCCATCCTTGATACCGAAGTGGGCATCTTGCTCCTGTTCGGTTTCTCTTCTCTGTCTGCATTCGGTGCTGTCCTGGCTGGTTGGGCTTCCAAGTCCAAGTACAGCTACCTGGGCTCCCTCCGTACTTCTGCAATGACCATTAGCTACGAAGTCTGCCAGGGCCTTTCCATGATGGGCCTCCTGGTGCTCGCAGGCTCCTTCAGCCTCACCGACATCGTTAGCTGGCAGGAACACCACGTCTGGGGTATCGTTGCCCAGCCGGTGGCTTTCTTCTGCTTCCTCATTGCAACTATCGCCGAAACTGGCCGTGCTCCCTTCGACGTTGCCGAAGGTGAACCGGAATTGGTTGCTGGTTACCACACTGAATACGGTGCAATGCAGTTCGGTATGTTCTACATGGGCGAATACGCTCATATCTGCATCGCTTCCTTCCTGGTGGCAACCCTCTTCCTGGGTGGCTACTCTGTACCGTTCGTTACTACCGAAACCATGCAGGCTCACATGGGCGGCTCCCTGGCCATCCTCTGCTGGGTGCTTGCATTCCTCGGCCTCGCATTCCTCCACATGATGCACCGCTACTCCAAGAAGCTCCGCGCTTCTTCCCAGAGCAATAAGATGGTGATCCTGCAGGAATACAAGCTGTACAAGCTGGTTGCCGGTATTGCTACCGTCGTGTTCATCGCTGCCGGTGTCGCTTCCTGGATGTTCTACACTCCGGAAATCGCACATACCGCCGCTGGCGTCAACACCATCGGTACTGCTCTCGGTACTGCTGTTATCCACCTGCTGGTTCTCGTCGTCAAGAGCGTGTTCTTCTGCTGGGTCTGGATTTGGGTCCGTTGGACTCTGCCCCGCTTCCGCTATGACCATGTGATGAACCTCGGTTGGAAGATTATCCTTAACATCGCTATCCTGAACCTCGTTGTGACCGCAGTTGTCGCAAAGCTCGTTGGAGGTAACTAA